The Streptomyces sp. NBC_00569 genomic sequence AGGAGAAGACCGGACTTCCCTACGCCAGCCAGGCGCGAGGCGTGGACCACGAGGGCCGCGACGTACCGGTGATGCACGCCTGCGGTCACGACATGCACGCCGCCTGCCTGACCGGTGCCGCCATGTTGCTCGCGCGGTCGCGTGACCAGTGGCGCGGCACACTGCTGGTGGTGTTCCAGCCGGCCGAGGAACTCGCGGTCGGCGCACGCGGGATGGTCGACGACGGACTCTTCGAGCGGTTCCCCGAGCCCGAGATCGTGCTGGGCCAGCATGTGGGACCGTTGCCCGCCGGGGTCATCGGCTACGGCACGGGCCCGGTGATGGCCGCCGCGGACTCCCTCGACCTCACCCTGCACGGGCGCGGCGCCCACGGATCCCGGCCCGAGGCGTCCATCGACCCGGTGCTCATGGCGGCCAACGTGGTCACGCGGTTGCAGGGAATCGTCGCGCGGGAGGTGCCTCCGGCGGAGACCGCCGTGGTGACCGTGGGTCGCCTGCAGGCGGGCACGAAGGACAACATCATCCCCGACAAGGCCGAGTTGGGGATCAACGTCCGCACCTTCACCCCGGCGATCCGCGACAAGGTCCGTGACGCCATCGAGCGCATCGCCACAGCGGAGTCGCAGGCGAGTGGCGCCGCGGAGCCGCCGGAGTTCGCCTGGACCGGTGCCGCGCCGGCGCTGGTGAGCGATCCGGAGGCGACACAGGCCACGGTCGCCGCGTTCGCGGAGCACTTCGGGCAGCAGCGGATCATGACGATGCCTCAGGTGAACGCGAGCGAGGACGTGGGTGTGTTCGGTGAGGTGCTCGGCGTGCCGACCGTCTTCTGGTTCTGGGGCGGCCTGGACACCGAAACGGTTCTCGGCGCGCTCCAGGAAGACCGGCTGGACGAGCTGCCGAGCAACCACTCGCCCCACTTCGCCCCCGTCGTCGAGCCCACCCTGAGCACAGGTGTGGAAGCACTCGTCGTCGCCGCACTCACCTGGCTCGCGGACGCGTGAACCCGGTGGTCCCGCCGGCGTTCACCGATCGCCGGCGGGCCCGTCGCCACCGAGTGTCTCCAGCAACACGTCGACGACCTCGTCGACCTCCGCGTCGGCCAGGTCCTCGAACGCCCCGGAATGGCGGGCGAGCAACACCCCGGCGACCGCCGCCACGAGCACGTCGGCCCGCAGCCCCGGCCGGTCCCTGCCCTCCCGGGCGAAACGTGCGCGCAGCGGATCCACGAGCCGGGACCGCAGCGCCGCACGGGTGGCGTCCTGCGCGGCCCCGTCACTCAACGGCTGGACGGCGACCCTCAGCAAAGGGACAGGACCTCGCCGCTCCGCACGTGCGGCGACCTCCCGCAGGCGGGGCTCGGTGAGCAGGTCGTCCGGCGCGACGTCTCCGTGTTCGGCGCGCAGCACCTCCACGTACAGCAGGGGCTTGCTGCCGAAATAGCGTGCGATCAGGGCCGGGTCCACCCCGGCCCGCTCACCGATCTCGCGAACGGTGGTGCGGTCGTAGCCCCGCTCGGAGAAGAGTTCGGTCGCCGCCCGCAGCAGCGCCTCGCGGGTGCGGGCGGAGTTCCGGCGCGGGCCGGCGTCCGCGCCGCTCACGGGCGGCTCGGCTCGGGGCGCGCCCGCTCACCCGTGGCGACCGGGGCGATGTGGCCCGCCGCGACCACGGACGGTCGCAGCCGGGTGCCCGTGCGAGTGAGTACGACGGCGAGGATGCCGGTGATCACGAAGGCGGCGCAGCCGGCGAGGCCCGCGGTGCGGTATCCGTCGTCGGCCGGCAGCGCCGCGCCGGGGCCGGTGGCGGCCTGGAGGATGACCGCGCTCAGCGCGCTTCCGGTCGAGTACCCGATGTACTTCATGACCTGATTGAAACTCATCGCGCTGCCCGTCTCCTGTGCGGGCACGCCGCCGACGATCAGGCCGGGGGTGACCGCGAAGGTGACGCCCACACCGAGTCCGGCGAGCGCCATCATCGTGCCGATTCCCCACAGGCTGGAGCGGGCGAGCAGGAAGCAGACCAGGCCCGCGAGGGAGAGGAGACAGCCCAGCGGCAGCATGCGGGCGGGTGTCGCCGCCGCGCCGAGCATCCGCACCAGGCGGCCGGTGACGAGGCTGGCCGCGGAGAACGGCACGAGCAGCAGACCGGTGACGACGATGGACGAGCCGAAGCCGTATCCGGCGGACTCGGGCGTCTGGACGTAGCGGGTGACCAGGGCGATCAGCAGGTAGGTGCCCACGCCGCCGACCATCGTGGTCAGGTTGGCGACGAGAACGCCGCGATCCTTGATGAGCCGTACCCGCACCAGCGGATGCGTGGAGTGCATCGAGTGCAGGACCCACCCGGCGAGCAGGACTACGGCCGCGACGGCGAGCGCGAGCAGCGGGGCGGATCCCCAGCCCCACCGCTCCCCCTCGGCAAGGGTCACCAGCAGGGCCGCCATGCCACCGGCGAGCAGCAGTGCGCCGGGGAAGTCCATCGGGACCGTGGGGCGCTTCGGCGCGGCGGGCACGACGATCACGGTGGCGGTGAGCGCGGCGGCCGCCGTGGCGGCCGCGAACCAGAATCCGGCGTACATGCCGAGGTACTGGGCGAACAGGCCGGTGATCGGATAGCCGAGGCCGATGCCCGCGGCGGTGGTCAGGGAAAGGGTCGCCACCGCCGACCGTGCCCGCTCCGGAGGCAGCGCGTCGCGGGCGGTGGCGATGGCGAGCGGGACGAGGCCCATGCCGACGCCCTGCAGCGCCCGGCCCACGAGGAGGCAGGTGAGCCCGAGGGGCAGGGCCGCCAGGAGACTGCCGGCGAGGACCACGGCGAGGCCGGTGAGGATCACGTTCTTGCGGTGCGGGCCGTCGCCGAGGCGCCCCATGACCGGTGTGGCGATGGCTCCCACCAGCATCGTCACCGTCAGCGCCCACTGCGCGGTGGAGACGGCGACGTGGTCCTCGGCCGCGATGGTCGGGATGAGCGGTGCCCCGAGGCTGCTGACCACGGCGACGAGCATGCCGAGCGAGACGAGGACGGGCACGAGAGCCCGTGGGTGGCGAAGTGCGGATGCCGATACGGCAGAGGTACGCGCGGACGCCGGCATGGAGGGCTGCAAGGGAAATATACCGTTCTTGTCATCAGGCGATGTCATTGAATGATGACATAGTTCGGCGCTCGCTCCGGCCGCCCCCACCTCGGAGAGGCGGCCGCACGTCGCGTCAGTTCACGACGCGCAATGACCCCAACAGCATCGGCAGCGAGGCGTGCAGCTCCCGTTGCCAGTACGGCCAGCTGTGGGTCCCCGGCCCGTAGAAGTCGGTCGTCACATGCCGGGCACCCGCCCTTTCGAGTGCGCCCGCCAAGGCGTGGTTCTGCCGGTTGAAGTCCGCTTCGAGGGCGTTCGTGGCACCTGGCGGGTCCAGAGGGCCAGCGGTGCCGTCGCCGCACGACAGGTACACAGGGATCGGCTTGAGTCGTTTGGCCAGGTAGTACGGGTCGTGGGCCGCCCACACGTCCCGCTGCGCCACGGGGTCGCCCCAGACCCGGCGCGGATCGTCGCCCTGCCCCGCGAAGAACCCCATGATGCGGCTCACCGACTCGTCGTTCAGCAACGGGTGCACGGATCCGGAGTATGCCGCCGCCGCCTTGAACATGCCGGGGTGCCGGGCCGCGTACATCAGAGCGCCCTGCCCTCCCATGGACAGTCCGGCGACCACGCGACGCGGGCCCGCTCCCCAGTCGCGTTCGAGGAGTCGGCGCAGCTCCTTGGTGTGAAACGTCTCCCAGGCGGGGTCACCACCGTTCCCGTTGTTCCACCAGTCGCTGTACCAGCCGTTCCAGCCGGCCTCCGGCATCACCACGAGGACGTCGCGCAGGCTGTCGATGCGTGCGACGTCCGTCCGGCTCGTCCACGACGTGTAGTCGCCGCAGCAGCCGTGCAGCAGCCACAGGGTCGGCCAGTGCCGGCCGCGGTCGTTCGGGTTCCAGCCGTCGGGCGTGAGCAGTCGGACCTTGACGGTCCGGCCGCCGAGAGCCGGGGAGCGTACGGACAGATCCACCTGACGGTCGGCGACCTGGGTGACGGCGACGACCTCGGCACCGCGGGCGTCGGCGGCCACGGACGGCGGGTTCGGTGTCAGGGTGAGCAGCAGCACGGCCAGGACGAGCAGGAGGCATCTGGCGCGGCGGATCGTGGCGGCGGTCATGGCTGCTCCTGTCGGTGGGGTCATTTTCGGCCGGGGAGGACCAACAGGGCGTCTCCGACCGGCCGTTCGCCGGTCGCGTCGGACGGGGCGTTGATCACGCCCCCGCCCGCGACCATGGTGGTGGACCCGCCGCCGTCGAGGTTGATCGCGTCGCGCAGGCCCAGCGCCTTCGCGACCGCGGCGCTCTCCGGGATGCTGAGTCCGAGCGCGCCGGTGCTGCGTCCGTCGGCCGTGACGAGGACGGTTCGTCCCGCGGCGTCGACTCCGGCCAGCGTGCGCGGATTGCGCTTGTGCACCCAGCCGTAGTAGAAGCTGGGGTTGCCGGGCTGGACCATGCCGTCGGTGGCCACGGTGACGCGTGTACGGCCGTCCCGGACCAGTTCGGGGCCGCCGTTGAGCATGCTGGTGCTCGGGGACGGGGAGACCGCGCGGCCGTGCGAGTCCTTCAACGCGGCCCGCATCCGCAACTGGCGGCCGGTCTGGGCCAGTTCGGTCAGCTGGGGGACGTAGCGTCCGGTCGCCTGCACGGAGCTGCCGCCTTCCGGCAGCGATCCGCCACGCGGCGAGCGCACCTCGAGTACCTTCCCGTGGCGGTCGAGTACGGCCTCGACTCCATCGCCGCTCGGAGTCCGCCGGCCGAACTCGGATGTGAAAGCGACGAGTTCGTCGTCGTCCGTGCAGGTCGCGTCGTGCAGGGGCAGCGAGGTGGGCGTGTCGTCGGCGGTGCCGCCGCAGTTCCTGATCAGGCCGGGGACACGGTTGATCCCGTCCAGCGGGAGCGAGGCGCCCGGGCCGGACAGCTTGCCCTGCCAGGTGAGCCGGACGATGCCGGTCCGGCTACCGGAATCGTGGATCACGAGGGAGGGCCGCCCGCTCACGGGTTCGCTCAGCAGGCGGCCGTCGTACACGCCGACGCCGGCCGGATCCCCGGGGGCGCCGGCCTTCGGGTCGAGGACGAAGAACCCGGCGTTGACCCCGGCGGTCGCCCCGGCCGCGGCCACGAGTTGGCTGGTCGTCTCCCTGTTCTCGAGATCCGGCCCGTACGAGGCTCTCAGCGCGCCGTGGAAGCGGTGCGGGTCGATGGTGAGAACGTCGATCCGCCACGGGCCCCGATCCGTGGGCTCCCCGTCCCACCCCCGGTACACGGCGGCTCCGGTGTATCCGGCCGTCCGCAGCCGGGTGCGCTCGGCCGTGGCCGCGGACTGTGAGCCGAACTCACCGACGCGGACGCGCCATCCGAGCGTGCCGCCCGCGAAGTCCGCCGTCGCCTGTGTGGTGACCGCCTCGGCCCGCGCCTCGAAGCCGTGTTCGCGCAGGTGGGCGACCAGGTCGTCGGCGCTCGCGTGGTCGTTGAGCGCCGACGGTGGCGCGTCGGGGTCCGGTGAGCCGGCGCCGCCGGGGATGGAGACCTCGACTGTCCAGGCAAGCGCCGGGGCATCGGCGCCGCGCACGATTCGGGTGAGCGTGACGCCGGGCTGGAGCTGCTGCGTCGTCCGCGTCTCGGTCAGGTCGGCGGGGCCGAGAGGCAGTGCGCCGACCGGATTCGAAGGCGGCGCCGAGGAGGCCGGAACCGCCAGGCCTCCCACGACGGCAAGGACGGACAACACGGCACCCACGCCGAACAGTCTGCTGTTCACGTGCCCCCCACAGGACGAAGAACGGCTCTCCCGCAACGGTGCTTGTGGTCGAGACCACTCGTCAAGACATGTGCACGTCATCCCTGCACGCGACCCGGCCGGCGACCGTGCGCCCGGTCGATGACGGCCTCCCGCGCACGACCCGCGCCACTCAAGATCGAAAATGTGAAGGCTTCCGGAGTGGCTGGTGACAGCCCTGGACTTTCGTGTTCACGCTGATGCAGGGTGTGCCCACCGCAGTCGGAGCTCCGTCCGGGCCCGCCCCCGGTGGCCCGTGGCCACGGCTGCGCGGGCACCCGTCGGCGCCCGTCCCATTCCAGGTCAACTTCCCCTTGCCCAGGGAAAGTTGCATCTCTCCATGCCCAAGGGAAGTCCAGTGAGCACTCACGGAAGACTCGTCCGCCGCTCCACCCCGCTCGTGCTCGCCGCCGCGCTCACCCTGTCGGCCACCGCCTGCAGCAAGGAACAGGCCACCACGACGGCCGGCGGCGTGAAGCTGGTCAAATCCGGCCAGTTGACGACGTGTACGCATCTCCCGTACGCCCCGTTCCAGTCGGGGAAGGGCAAGAAGGTCGTCGGCTTCGACGTCGACCTGATCGATCTGGTCGCCCACGACCTCGGTCTCAAGCAGCAGATCGTGGACAAGTCCTTCGAGACGATCAAAACGGGTGCGGACCTCAACGCGGGTGTCTGTGACGTGGCTGCCGCGGGCATGACGATCACTCCCGAGCGGAAGCAGCACCTCGCCTTCTCGGTCCCCTACTTCGACGCCAACCAGGCCCTGCTGGCCCGAAAGGGCGTCAAGGCGAAGTCGCTGGACGACATCAAGAGCGGCAAGACCAGGCTGGGCTCGCAGTCGGCCACCACCGGCGAGGACACCGCGCACGCCGCCGGCATCGACTCCAAGTCGTTCGAGAGCTCGGACGCCGAGCTGAACGGACTGCGCACCGGCCAGGTGGACGTCGTCATCCAGGACTACCCGGTGGTCCAGGAGTGGCTCAAGGACCCTGCCAACGCGGCCAAGTTCACCGTCACCGGCACGGTCCGGACGGGCGAGAAGTACGGTTTCGCCGTGCGCAAGGGGGGCAACCCCAAGCTCCTCGCCGCCATCGACAAGGCCATCAAGAAGGCCAAGCAGGACGGCACGTACAAGAAGCTGTACGAGAAGTGGATCGGCCCGATGCCTGCGGAGGCCGTGTCCCAGTGACCTCCTCACACACGCCCGTCGCCGCGCAGGCCCCGACCCAGGCGGCCCCGCGCCCCCGCTTCTCCCCGCGGCGGCGGCGCAGCATGCTCCGCGGTGCGCAGTACGTCGTTCTGGCCGGTGCGGTGATCGCCGTCGCCGTACTGGCCGACTGGCACCAGTTGCAGCAGCAGTTCCTCGAACTCTCCGTGGCCAAGCGGATGTTCCCGGACCTGCTGACGGTGGCGCTGACCAACACGGTGGCGTACACCCTCTCGGGATTCGGCGTGGGCCTCGTGCTCGGGCTGATCGTCGCCCTCATGCGGCTCTCCTCGGTGGCCCCCTATCGGTGGCTCGCGTCTCTCTACATCGAGGTGTTCCGCGGACTGCCCGCCCTGCTGATCTTCATCTTCATCGGGGTCGGCGTTCCCCTGGCGTTCCCCGGCCTCGCCATCCCCGGTGGCGCGTACGGACAGGTCGCCGTGGCCCTGGGGCTCGTCGCCGCCGCGTACATGGCGGAGACCATCAGGGCCGGCATCCAGGCCGTGCCCCGCGGTCAGATGGAGGCCGCGCGGACACTGGGCATGTCCCACGCGAGGGCCATGTGGTCGATCGTCATCCCTCAGGCCTTCCGGATCATCGTGCCGCCCCTTACCAACGAACTGGTCCTTCTCTTCAAGGACTCCTCACTGGTGCTGTTCCTCGGCGTCTCGCTGCAAACGCGTGAACTCACCAAGTTCGGAAGGGACCTGGCCAGCGAGACCGCCAACACCACTCCCATCTTCGTGGCCGGTCTCTGCTACCTCCTGATCACCGTCCCGCTGGGCTACGTGGTGCGCCGCCTGGAGGCGGGCCATGCGAAGGCACGGTGAACGATGAGCGACCCCAGCGAGCCCTCCGGCAACATGAGAGAACACGAGGGGACGGGCATGACGAATGCCACCACCACGACCGACACGCCCACGCCGGCCCGGGCGATAGAGATCCGCGCGCTGCACAAGTCCTTCGGTGACCTTCAGGTCCTGCGCGGCATCGACTTCACCGTCGACACGGGCGAAGTGGTGTGCGTCATCGGTCCTTCCGGGTCGGGCAAGTCGACGTTGCTGCGCTGCACCAACCTCCTGGAACAGCCCACCCAGGGCCACGTCCTCATCGCCGGAACCGACATCACCGACCCGGACGTGGACATCGACCGGCTGCGTCGCCGCATCGGCATGGTCTTCCAGCAGTTCAACCTCTTCGCGCACTTGAGCGTGCTGGACAACCTGACGATCGCCCAGCGCCGGGTGCTGGGCCGCGACAAGGCCGAGGCGGCCCAGGTGGCCCGACAGAACCTGGCCCGCGTCGGACTCGCGGACAAGGAGGACAGCTACCCCGCGCAGTTGTCGGGCGGCCAGCAGCAACGGGTGGCCATCGCGCGCGCCCTCTCGATGGGCCCCGAGCTGATGCTGTTCGACGAACCCACGAGCGCGCTCGACCCCGAACTGGTCGGAGACGTCCTCGGCGTCATGCGCGGCCTCGCGGACGACGGGATGACGATGATGGTCGTGACCCACGAGATGGGCTTCGCCCGCGAAGTCGCCGACCGCGTCGTCTTCATGGACGACGGCGTCATCGTCGAACAGGGCGGCCCCGACGAAGTCCTCGGCAACCCCCAACACCCACGCACCCGCGAGTTCCTGGCCCGTGTCCTGCGCCCGGCGGACACCGTCACGAAGTCCTGACGGGACCCGGCACTTCCCACCCACGGACCGCCTTCCCGGTCCGCGTCGGCCGGGAAGGGGGTCCGTGGCGATCGCGGTCGGGCGGCGTCCGGTCTGGCTCCCTACCTCCGGGCCACGCGATCCGGCCCCGAAACCGGACAGCCGCGAGCCCGCGCAGGTGCGGACCCGACGACGGCGCCGCAGTGTCCGGTACCGAGCTGCCGGAGTGCGAATCCGATTGCGCCTGCCCAGCCTGTTGCGCATCCTGCTGGGATGCGCTTCTCCGTCAACATCCCGAATTTCGGCGACTTCGCCGACCCGCGCAACGTCGCCACCGCAGCGGCCGCCGCCGAACAGGCGGGCTGGGACGGGCTCTTCGTGTGGGATCACGTTCTGCACCGACAGCATCAGGGACGTCCCTTCGGAGACCCCTGGATGCTGCTGACCGCCGCCGCGCTGGCGACCTCACGGATCCGATTGGGCACCCTCCTGACGCCGGTCCCCCGCTACCGGCCGCAGCAACTCGCCCGCCAGGTAGCCACCTTGGACCGGCTGAGCGGCGGCCGGGCGATCTTTGCCGCGGGGCTGGGCGGTCCGGTCGAGGACGAGTACCGCAGCTTCGGCGACGCCGCCGAGCCGCGCGTCCTCGCCGAGCGACTGGACGAGGGCCTGGAGCTGTTGGGGCGCATGTGGTCCGGCGAACCGGTGAACCACCACGGCCGGCACTACGAGGTCCGGGACGTGGCGCTGCTGCCCGCCACCGTGCAGCAGCCCCGCCCCCCGGTGTGGATCGGAGGGTTCTGGCCGCACCGTGCACCCATGCGGCGGGCGGCGCGGTGGGACGGCGCGGTGCCGCTGTTCGAGACCGCCCGGCATGGGCATGTGCCGGACGTGGGGGAGGTACGGGAACTCATCGCCTACGTGCGCGGTCAGCGTACGAACGGCGACGTCCGCCCCTTCGAGTTCGTACTCGGCGGAGCCACGCCCCCGGGCTCGGCCAGAGCCAAGGACGTGATCGGCCCCCTGCACGACGCCGGCGCCACTTGGTGGGACGAACGACAGGTCCAGACGGGTCCGGACCTGGATCGCCTGACCCCGGTTCTCCGTCGTATCGAGGCCGGGCCGCCGGTGCTCTAGAGAAGCGCGGTCCACGCCTGATCCGGCGTCCTCGCTCTCCAGTCGGTCCACCGATGCCGGTCCTGCCGGCGATACTCCGCCCCCGTCGCCAGATTTCAGACTGCGTAGGAGAACACCAGCACCGCGACCGAAAGCCCCAGCATGCCGGCCGGCCGCATACCGCACCCCCCTCGATCGCCAGCGGGATCCCGCCCATTGACGGTCCGCGCGACAGACCGAAGAATGAGCGCCACCCCCACCTGACAACGTTGTCTTGTGAAAGGTCCCGCACATGCCGCACCATCCCAAGCAGGTCGACCGCCGGAGATTCCTGCAACTCCTCGGCCTGTCGGGCGCCCTGGCCGCCCTGCCCTCTGTCGTCGGCGTGAACTCCGCTCAGGCACTGGGCAGTTCCGCCCGACTTGCCGGCTCCGCCTCTCCCCCGGACGAGACAGCCGCCACCTACCACCGCGTTCTGCTCCAGCACACCCACTGGTCCGAGACACAGTGGGACGAGGCACGGGGCTACTACACGGACAAGGACTTCGGTTTCGCCGTCGTCCTCGGCCACGCGGTGCTGCTCACCCACGGCACGTACGACAGTGAGCCCGCCGGCATCGACCGGGACACCCTCAAGGCCCGCACACTCGCCACCATCCGGCACTTCGCGGCGTCCAACCGACTCACGGGCGGGACCCAGTGGGGCCGCAAGCTGTTCTTCGACACCACGTTCCAGTCGTACTTCGTCCTTGCCGCGCGGTTGCTCTGGGACGACCTCGACAGCGCGACGCGCACGAACGTCGACACCATCGTTCGTGAACAAGCCGCTTACACCACGAAGCTGGGTACCGGTGACGACCCGGACTCGGGTGACTGGACGCCGAACGGACTGCAGGGCGGCTACGTGGGCGACACGAAGCTGGAGGAGATGGGCCTGTACGCGCAGACCCTCGCACCCGCCCTCGCGTGGGCGCCCGACGATGCGCGCCGCCCCGACTGGGAGTCCGCCTACGGCACGTGGTCACGCAACGAGGCGGGGCTTCCGCCTGCCGACCTGGCGAATCCGGCGCTCGTCGACGGCGTCGCCGTCTCCCGCAACACGGCCCGGAATCTGTACGACACGTTCATCGTCGAGAACCACGGCTCCTTCGGCCCGCACTACCAGGAGGAGTTGTGGCGTACCTCGGGGCGCAACGCGGCGCACTTCCTGGCCGCCGGGCAGCCGTTGCCGCAGGTGCTGACCGCGCAGCCCAACGCGCTGCCGCTGTGGCGCACGTTGCTGGGGGTGATGAGTGACGCCGGTGAGCCGTTGATGCCGATGGTTAACGACCGCGAGCATCTGTACGGCAGGGACGTGATCCCCCTCGCGTTCCTGGCCCAGGTGGCCGGTGACCGGGCGGCGGCACGGGCTGAACAGGCGCTGGCCGAGCGGCTGGAGGCGTACCAGAAGTACCCGCCCGAGTACCGTCTGGCGAAGTTCTCCGGTGAGCCGAAATATGAGCCGGAGGCGCGGGCCGAGGTGGCCATCAGTTATCTGCTGCACGTGTGGGCGGCTGCGAACGGGCACCGGGTCCGCCCGCTGTCCGAGGACGAGCTCTTCGCCCAGGCGTCGGGAGTCGCGGACTTCGGCACGGGACCCGGCCTTGTCTCGCACCAGACGCGGGCCGCGTGGGCGGGTGCGGTCAGCAAGTCTGGATTCGTGAAGTTCGCCTGGCAACCGCGCCACGACGACTGGCTGTTCAGGCTCAGTGGCGGTACGCCGATGTTCCTGCCTGCGACGACGGGCAAGGTCGGGCAGCGCACGGTCCGGGTGTACACGTCGCTGCGCGACGGCTTCGACGGCAGCGCCACCGTGTTGCGTCTGGACACCGGTTACGCGGGCTTCACGACGCTACCGACGGGCGGGGTCGTCTATGCGACCTCCGGAACGGCCGCCGGGGAAGGGCATCTTGAGGTGCACAACCTCACCATGCCAGGGATGGCCGGCCTCGACGGCGCACGTACCTACCGCTTCGACGAGGGAGAGGTCTCCGTGCGTGCGCAGGATGCAGGTACGCCGGCCACGGCGGCGGCGCGCGTCGACGAGGTGGGCTTCTCACGCACCGCTGTGCGGCACATCCGGATGCTCGGGGTACGGCCCGACCCGACCTACGGATACTCGCTGTACGCGTTCGAGGTGCGCGACGGGGCGAACGGCTCCGACCTCGCGCGCGGCGGAACGGCGGCCACGTCCTCGTACGATCCGGGCAAGGGCCCCGAGCTGGCCTTCGACGGCGACCTGGCGACGCGATGGGCGGTCGCGAAGGCCGAACGCCCACGCGCCGACAGCTGGTTGGCCGTGGACCTGGGCGCCGCGCACGAGGTCGACCGCGTCACGCTGCGCTGGGAAGCGGCAGCAGGGCGCGCCTACCTCGTCCAGGGTTCGACCGACGGCGAGCACTGGGAGGACCTGGCGGCCTGGCCGGTCCCCGAGGTGAGCAGCCGTGGCGGCTGGCTCGACGTCGACGGCCGGGCCGGCCTTGTCGTGCGCGGCTCGGACCACCCGATCGCGGTGTACGGCGACACGATCCTCGCGGCCGACGGCCCCGCGGCGCCCGTGGTGGTCGAGGGGTATCCAGATGTGTCGGCCGAGACGCTGCGCGCGCTCGCACGGAAGGCCTCGGCCACGGCCGGGAACAAGGCGGT encodes the following:
- a CDS encoding discoidin domain-containing protein, with amino-acid sequence MPHHPKQVDRRRFLQLLGLSGALAALPSVVGVNSAQALGSSARLAGSASPPDETAATYHRVLLQHTHWSETQWDEARGYYTDKDFGFAVVLGHAVLLTHGTYDSEPAGIDRDTLKARTLATIRHFAASNRLTGGTQWGRKLFFDTTFQSYFVLAARLLWDDLDSATRTNVDTIVREQAAYTTKLGTGDDPDSGDWTPNGLQGGYVGDTKLEEMGLYAQTLAPALAWAPDDARRPDWESAYGTWSRNEAGLPPADLANPALVDGVAVSRNTARNLYDTFIVENHGSFGPHYQEELWRTSGRNAAHFLAAGQPLPQVLTAQPNALPLWRTLLGVMSDAGEPLMPMVNDREHLYGRDVIPLAFLAQVAGDRAAARAEQALAERLEAYQKYPPEYRLAKFSGEPKYEPEARAEVAISYLLHVWAAANGHRVRPLSEDELFAQASGVADFGTGPGLVSHQTRAAWAGAVSKSGFVKFAWQPRHDDWLFRLSGGTPMFLPATTGKVGQRTVRVYTSLRDGFDGSATVLRLDTGYAGFTTLPTGGVVYATSGTAAGEGHLEVHNLTMPGMAGLDGARTYRFDEGEVSVRAQDAGTPATAAARVDEVGFSRTAVRHIRMLGVRPDPTYGYSLYAFEVRDGANGSDLARGGTAATSSYDPGKGPELAFDGDLATRWAVAKAERPRADSWLAVDLGAAHEVDRVTLRWEAAAGRAYLVQGSTDGEHWEDLAAWPVPEVSSRGGWLDVDGRAGLVVRGSDHPIAVYGDTILAADGPAAPVVVEGYPDVSAETLRALARKASATAGNKAVRAAFTQEHLSLFNLSSEAVSTTVDVPQSGAGRVVFQGDQTLTDSGTSYRAELLSAEALLLAPRLTVTPAPGAGRLPTGLRVQVTDGATVRLSGAACRVRVEGQHRSEVAVVSRGRETTVRLHGATAFPLDDLALGRTVFPTGPLPAGMSDPAAAVDGDPATAWRPGPDGRMVVDLGARLPVRSVEVAWTVSGAPAVGVEVSDDGVDYRSAGRVDGRRRDRELALDTSARYVAVRVDGRLPADARITRLSVRR